ATGATGCAGTACCAGAAATCCTTGGAACTGGACTCCACCCAAATCGACCTGCGCTATAAAATGGCCAACATCTATCTCCAGGATCGGCAGTACAGCGACGCAGGAAAAATGTATCAGAGCATCCTGCGCATGCAGCCGGACAACGAGAACGCGGCGTTGGAACTCGGCCGCCTCTATTTTCTCGCCAAACAGTGGGCGCCGTCCGCCAAAGCGCTGGAGATGTATCTGAAAAACCATCCCGACGACAAGGACGTGTATCTGATGGAGGTGGAGGCGTTGTCCAACAGCCGGCAGCACGAAAGCGCCCTCACCGCCGCCAAACATGTTCTTGAGATGGACCCCAAGGCGCCGAAAGCCCTGCTGGCAGCCGCCCGGTCTCTGTATTTTTTGCGCAAACACGAAGAGAGCAACTCTTTTTATGATCAGTATGCGCGCATGGACACGTTGGGGGTCGAAGATCTCAAGCGCATCGGCCACAACTATCGCTATCTCAAAAACGACAGCATGACCACGGTCTATTGGCAAAAGGCGTTGGCCCTGGATCCGAACCAATCCGATATTTATTCCGAAATGGCGAATTCGTACATGCGGATGAAAAACTGGGAGAAAGCGGCGGAGATGTTCGAGAAAAAGATCGCCAGCGACTCCTCCTACGTCACCGCCTATATCAATTACGCTCTCTGCAAACAACAACTGAAAGAGTTTCCTCAGGCCCACGCCGCCCTATCCAAGGCGCTGCAGATGCGACCGAACTATGTGCAGGGCCACTACTATATGGCCGTGGTGCTGACCCAGATGGATTCGGTGAAAGCCGCGCGCACGGAATTTGAAACCGTGGCCAGAATCGCTGAACCGGAAAAAGACAAGTACAAGAACGAGCTCAAACGCGCACATCGATACGTCGCGATCGCGTATCTCCAGGATAAAAACTATGCCAAAGCCATCACGCCGCTGGAAAAATACACCGAGCTGGACCCCAACGATGCCGAGATGTGGCTCTTTCTGGCGCAGACCTACTATGCGGTCAACCGCAAAGAGGATGCGAAACGGGCTTTCCTGCGCGTGCAAAAACTGGAACCGAACAATAAAGATGCGCAAAAAGGACTCGATATCATAGAAATGTCGAATTAACGGTGTATTGAACGAACTCCAAGAAAGGGACGACCATGAAAAAAAGCCTCCTCCTGTTTTTGGGACTCTTTTTGATCGTGTCGGGCTGCGGCAAAAAAGTGGAAAGCGTCAAGATCAGCGGCTGGGAAAAATTTTCCGATCCCTTGCTCAAGATGTCGTTCACCCATCCGGCCGGATGGCATTTGGAGCAGGAAGGCCACAAGATCGCCTACTATTCCTCCATGGATGTCGTCAATAAATTCACCCAGTATGCTGTGGAAGGCAAGGACGGCTGCCGCCTCATCGTCAATACACAAAAGATGCTGCCCATGCCGACGCTGCAGCAATGCATCGACAGCCTAAAGATGGATCTCACCAATATGGGATTCGACGTCGCAGCGGCTGAAGCCAAAACCCTGGCCGGTCTGCCGGCCTCACAGGTGGCCTTTTCCGGCGTGCTGGATGCGAAAAACAAAATTCAGGGCATTCAGACCACCGCAGTGCGCGATTCCATGGTCTTCACCGTGCGCTACGAAGGCTTTAACCAATCCTTTGCGGACTGCAAAGCCGCTCTGGATTCCGCCATCGCCTCCCTGACCCTGCCCAGCGCCAAAGTCAAGGATGCGGATCCGAGCATCCCGGCGGCGGAGATGGAACCCTTTGAAAACCAACTTCTCAAAATCATGCGCCCGGCTAATTTTGAAGCCAACACGCCGCAAGCCAAAGCACCGTCCGAATTCACCCTCGACCTCACTGGCTACCGCAAGGACAGCGGCATCCGCATCGACGTCATCCCGGCCAAAGGGTTAAGCCAGGACAAGGTGCTGGAACAAAATGCGAAATTCTTCAAATCCACCTCCCGCGGCGAAGCGACCATCAGCGGCATGAAGGTTCCCT
The sequence above is drawn from the bacterium genome and encodes:
- a CDS encoding tetratricopeptide repeat protein gives rise to the protein MKRMIAILLILAVGCLPLFAQDRITKGKDLLLKGHTKEALALFRKAVETNAKDDVALSWLGKTLLAMNNPDSAYVVAKDLMTLSAKNPDGYMLSAQALLKLNRPQEAYSVLSKGIKETKNHVSLLVQLGLVHLANDSTNQAVVAFSQAKEQDANNPRLYEGLGDAYVKMGTQAMGMMQYQKSLELDSTQIDLRYKMANIYLQDRQYSDAGKMYQSILRMQPDNENAALELGRLYFLAKQWAPSAKALEMYLKNHPDDKDVYLMEVEALSNSRQHESALTAAKHVLEMDPKAPKALLAAARSLYFLRKHEESNSFYDQYARMDTLGVEDLKRIGHNYRYLKNDSMTTVYWQKALALDPNQSDIYSEMANSYMRMKNWEKAAEMFEKKIASDSSYVTAYINYALCKQQLKEFPQAHAALSKALQMRPNYVQGHYYMAVVLTQMDSVKAARTEFETVARIAEPEKDKYKNELKRAHRYVAIAYLQDKNYAKAITPLEKYTELDPNDAEMWLFLAQTYYAVNRKEDAKRAFLRVQKLEPNNKDAQKGLDIIEMSN